One window of the Lepisosteus oculatus isolate fLepOcu1 chromosome 24, fLepOcu1.hap2, whole genome shotgun sequence genome contains the following:
- the spaca9 gene encoding sperm acrosome-associated protein 9 isoform X1, whose protein sequence is MPARGRARMSAARETLRAIEQKHRRFRQQQLTFVAALGRTREHARERTQPVSSIAQVQRYLDNHCNNATDRRILSLFLEIVADLRGAAQLLEGLAPENRPPDESLEACKALLCPTSDLSALRAKYPHDEVNHLSCDEARNYYGGVVSLIPMATDLAWQCVSGAGPAHKAPKRTAPPSLQGAQPGTEQQSSSAKERPAIQAVGTQTKRGGNAMEQLHYSPTKGQGGWHTGKPAWRPPGRTSKF, encoded by the exons AT GCCTGCGCGCGGGCGGGCCAGGATGAGCGCGGCGCGGGAGACCCTGCGGGCGATCGAGCAGAAGCACCGGCGCTTCCGGCAGCAGCAGCTGACCTTCGTGGCGGCGCTGGGGAGGACGCGGGAGCACGCGCGCGAGAGGACCCAGCCCGTGTCCTCCATCGCACAG GTTCAGCGCTATCTGGACAATCACTGTAATAACGCCACCGACCGTCGCATCCTCTCCCTCTTCCTGGAGATCGTGGCAGACCTGCGCGGCGCGGCGCAGCTCCTGGAGGGCCTGGCGCCTGAGAACAGGCCTCCCGACGAGAGCCTGGAGGCCTGCAAGGCCTTGCTCTGCCCCACGAGCGACCTCAGCGCACTGCGGGCCAA GTACCCCCACGATGAGGTGAACCACCTGAGCTGCGACGAGGCCAGGAATTACTACGGAGGAGTGGTGAGCCTGATCCCGATGGCCACGGACCTGGCCTGGCAGTGCGTGTCCGGTGCCGGCCCAGCTCACAAGGCCCCGAAGAGGACCGCGCCGCCGTCCCTCCAGGGCGCGCAGCCCGGCACAGAGCAGCAGAGCAGCAGCGCCAAGGAGAGGCCTGCCATCCAGGCCGTGGGCACTCAGACCAAGCGGGGCGGCAACGCCATGGAGCAGCTCCACTACTCCCCCACCAAAGGACAGGGGGGCTGGCACACCGGCAAGCCAGCCTGGAGACCTCCAGGCCGCACCAGTAAATTCTGA
- the spaca9 gene encoding sperm acrosome-associated protein 9 isoform X2, with protein sequence MSAARETLRAIEQKHRRFRQQQLTFVAALGRTREHARERTQPVSSIAQVQRYLDNHCNNATDRRILSLFLEIVADLRGAAQLLEGLAPENRPPDESLEACKALLCPTSDLSALRAKYPHDEVNHLSCDEARNYYGGVVSLIPMATDLAWQCVSGAGPAHKAPKRTAPPSLQGAQPGTEQQSSSAKERPAIQAVGTQTKRGGNAMEQLHYSPTKGQGGWHTGKPAWRPPGRTSKF encoded by the exons ATGAGCGCGGCGCGGGAGACCCTGCGGGCGATCGAGCAGAAGCACCGGCGCTTCCGGCAGCAGCAGCTGACCTTCGTGGCGGCGCTGGGGAGGACGCGGGAGCACGCGCGCGAGAGGACCCAGCCCGTGTCCTCCATCGCACAG GTTCAGCGCTATCTGGACAATCACTGTAATAACGCCACCGACCGTCGCATCCTCTCCCTCTTCCTGGAGATCGTGGCAGACCTGCGCGGCGCGGCGCAGCTCCTGGAGGGCCTGGCGCCTGAGAACAGGCCTCCCGACGAGAGCCTGGAGGCCTGCAAGGCCTTGCTCTGCCCCACGAGCGACCTCAGCGCACTGCGGGCCAA GTACCCCCACGATGAGGTGAACCACCTGAGCTGCGACGAGGCCAGGAATTACTACGGAGGAGTGGTGAGCCTGATCCCGATGGCCACGGACCTGGCCTGGCAGTGCGTGTCCGGTGCCGGCCCAGCTCACAAGGCCCCGAAGAGGACCGCGCCGCCGTCCCTCCAGGGCGCGCAGCCCGGCACAGAGCAGCAGAGCAGCAGCGCCAAGGAGAGGCCTGCCATCCAGGCCGTGGGCACTCAGACCAAGCGGGGCGGCAACGCCATGGAGCAGCTCCACTACTCCCCCACCAAAGGACAGGGGGGCTGGCACACCGGCAAGCCAGCCTGGAGACCTCCAGGCCGCACCAGTAAATTCTGA